One Oncorhynchus keta strain PuntledgeMale-10-30-2019 chromosome 23, Oket_V2, whole genome shotgun sequence DNA segment encodes these proteins:
- the LOC118402112 gene encoding serine/threonine-protein kinase PLK3-like, translated as MDTPCFATSQGSSCLTMNPNLFKPCPEREVIPPTKPNRTKSEQIKPELAQVVTDSKTGKSYSKGKLLGKGGFARCYEMTDLSNKKMYAVKVIPQSRVSKPHQRDKITNEIELHKTLHHKHVVKFSHHFEDQDNIYIFLELCSRKSLAHIWKARHTLTDPEVRYYLRQIISGLKYLHNRGILHRDLKLGNFFVNENMELRLGDFGLAAKLEPVEQRKKTICGTPNYLAPEVLNRQGHGTESDIWSLGCVMYTLMCGNPPFETLDLKETYKCIKEVKYNLPSTLSPAAQKLISGILQKNPSDRLTLDQILNHQFFTKAFTPDKLPPSSCVTVPELNLPSPAKKFFTKMAKSLFGKRKSKVDNSHCEERESISKLVSGIVKCSISRQISYKTVGANEPPTPTVGQQVSSGPLDTPAEEESRKSAASGSFKGTVASSTEPCEDGVTPAAVAESAMKVLNSCLSAMPAATRNPPCLSRPKSFIWVTKWVDYSNKYGFGYQLSNQDIGVLFNEGTHLSLCDQRKTVHYCMTNNKHFTFQASALPEQLCSQKQIVELMANYMEQNLMEGGDLHCEEQPPSQPPLLLQWVKTDHALVMLFNNGTLQVNFYTDHTKIILCKSSGSYLLTYISRERVSYTYLLSMLSEMGCSAELRHRMSYVVQLLEHHADS; from the exons ATGGATACCCCATGTTTCGCCACCTCTCAGGGTAGTTCATGTCTCACGATGAATCCGAATCTATTCAAACCTTGTCCAGAACGTGAAGTTATTCCTCCTACTAAACCGAACAGGACTAAATCAGAACAAATCAAACCAGAACTCGCCCAGGTGGTGACAGATTCCAAGACAGGGAAGTCTTACAGCAAAGGAAAGCTTCTGGGAAAG GGTGGCTTTGCACGATGCTATGAAATGACAGACCTTTCTAACAAGAAAATGTATGCTGTAAAGGTGATACCACAGAGCAGGGTGTCAAAACCTCATCAGAGAGataag ATAACAAATGAAATTGAGCTTCACAAAACCCTTCATCACAAGCATGTGGTCAAGTTCTCCCATCATTTTGAAGACCAAGACAACATCTATATTTTCCTTGAACTCTGCAGTAGAAAG TCCCTGGCACACATTTGGAAAGcaagacacacactgacagacccAGAAGTGCGGTACTACCTCCGGCAGATCATTTCTGGGCTGAAGTACCTTCACAATAGGGGCATCCTCCACAGGGATCTCAAATTAG GGAATTTCTTTGTGAATGAGAACATGGAGTTGCGGTTAGGGGACTTCGGCCTGGCAGCAAAGTTGGAACCAGTTGAGCAGAGGAAGAA AACTATATGTGGAACACCTAACTACCTTGCACCTGAGGTGTTGAACAGGCAGGGCCATGGAACAGAGTCTGACATCTGGTCACTAGGTTGTGTAAT GTACACGCTGATGTGCGGGAACCCTCCCTTTGAAACCCTTGATCTGAAAGAGACATACAAGTGTATAAAGGAAGTTAAATACAACCTGCCCTCAACCCTGTCTCCTGCTGCTCAGAAACTCATCTCTGGTATTCTGCAGAAGAACCCCAGTGACCGCCTCACACTGGACCAAATCCTCAACCACCAATTCTTCACAAAA GCTTTCACCCCAGACAAGCTGCCTCCCAGCAGCTGTGTGACAGTGCCAGAGCTCAACCTGCCCAGCCCTGCCAAGAAGTTTTTCACCAAGATGGCAAAGAGTCTTTTTGGAAAGAGAAAATCCAAAG TGGATAACAGCCATTGTGAAGAGCGGGAGAGCATCTCCAAGCTTGTTTCTGGCATCGTCAAATGCTCCATTAGTCGCCAGATAAGCTATAAAACAGTTGGAGCCAATGAG CCTCCCACTCCCACAGTAGGCCAGCAAGTCAGCTCTGGTCCGCTGGATACTCCAGCTGAGGAAGAGTCCAGGAAGTCTGCAGCATCAGGCTCCTTTAAAGGCACGGTGGCCAGCAGCACAGAAC CGTGTGAAGATGGCGTTACCCCTGCTGCTGTAGCTGAGTCAGCCATGAAGGTCCTCAACAGCTGTTTGTCTGCCATGCCTGCAG CTACAAGAAATCCACCTTGTCTCTCCAGACCCAAATCATTCATCTGGGTCACAAAATGGGTTGATTATTCCAATAAATATGGCTTTGGCTACCAGCTCTCAAATCAAGACATTGGTGTGCTCTTCAACGAGGGGACACACTTGAGTCTGTGTGATCAGCGCAA GACTGTGCACTACTGCATGACCAACAACAAACACTTCACCTTCCAGGCCAGTGCTTTACCAGAGCAGCTCTGCAGCCAGAAGCAGATTGTGGAGCTTATGGCcaactacatggaacagaacctcATGGAG GGTGGAGACCTCCACTGTGAAGAACAGCCTCCCTCCCAGCCACCGCTCCTTCTACAGTGGGTGAAGACCGACCATGCTCTGGTGATGCTCTTCAACAACGGTACTCTGCAG GTGAATTTCTACACTGACCACACCAAGATCATCCTGTGCAAGTCTTCTGGCTCCTACCTACTGACCTACATCAGCCGAGAGCGTGTGTCCTACACCTACCTCCTGAGCATGCTGTCAGAGATGGGCTGTTCTGCCGAGCTGCGGCACCGCATGAGTTACGTGGTCCAGCTACTCGAACACCACGCGGATTCATAA